The following coding sequences lie in one Alloacidobacterium dinghuense genomic window:
- a CDS encoding (2Fe-2S)-binding protein, translated as MGDFLLNINGAEHHLKASGDESLLSVLRNRLQLTGTKYGCGEGQCGACTVLIDGVATRSCQATLASTKGTRITTIEGMERNGVLSPVQQAFLDAGAFQCAYCTSGMILSAIALLKEHPHPTDEQIVESMDGNICRCGVYPRIVAAIKRASQLSMKGGADHAHG; from the coding sequence ATGGGCGACTTCCTTCTGAACATCAATGGCGCGGAGCATCATTTAAAGGCCTCGGGAGATGAATCTCTCCTTTCTGTTCTGCGAAATCGGCTTCAACTGACAGGAACAAAATATGGCTGTGGAGAGGGTCAGTGCGGGGCTTGCACGGTGCTGATCGATGGCGTGGCAACGCGTTCATGTCAAGCTACGCTTGCATCCACGAAAGGTACTCGAATCACCACCATTGAAGGCATGGAACGCAATGGCGTACTCAGTCCAGTGCAACAGGCATTTCTGGACGCAGGAGCGTTCCAGTGCGCGTACTGCACATCGGGCATGATTCTTTCTGCAATAGCGCTGTTGAAAGAACATCCTCACCCGACCGACGAGCAGATCGTTGAATCTATGGACGGGAATATATGCCGTTGCGGTGTCTATCCACGCATTGTTGCTGCCATTAAGCGTGCCTCACAACTGTCGATGAAGGGAGGCGCAGATCATGCCCACGGATGA
- a CDS encoding efflux RND transporter periplasmic adaptor subunit produces the protein MRKRSSLILATGLSLPVAFSLIACSSKAKNSEANAAEIPTATVAAITRGTITHTLNLAGQFQPYQVIDVHAKVSGYIRHIYVDIGDKVHQGQVLAVLEVPELDAQLKGTVAEVAHSKDEITRAQHEVSRSQAEHTALHADYTRLKQAATAQPGLIAQQELDDAQSKDLASEAQVDAAKAALAGAQQQAAVAGANNERVSDLADYTRVIAPLDGVIIWRYADTGALIQAGTSSDVQTLPVVKLSQSNLLRLRLPVPESAVQFIHEGALVNVRVDAVNRTLVGKVVRFTRDVSLATRTMETEIDVENKDLSLSPGMYANATLELEYKDNVLTIPLQAVIKNGNQTSVLVVNSQNRVESRNVQLGLQGSTLTEVTSGLKDGDRVITGGQSKYQLNETVKPQLAQPPTSDTEAEQGEGGQ, from the coding sequence ATGCGAAAGCGAAGCTCCTTGATCCTGGCCACAGGCCTTTCTCTGCCTGTCGCGTTCAGTTTGATTGCGTGCAGTTCCAAAGCCAAGAATTCCGAAGCGAATGCGGCAGAGATCCCAACTGCGACGGTAGCCGCCATCACTCGCGGAACGATTACTCACACATTGAATCTGGCAGGACAGTTTCAGCCTTATCAAGTGATTGACGTTCATGCGAAGGTTTCCGGCTATATCCGGCATATCTATGTGGACATCGGCGACAAGGTGCATCAAGGCCAAGTGCTTGCAGTACTCGAAGTCCCGGAGCTGGACGCGCAGCTAAAAGGCACCGTCGCAGAAGTAGCACATAGCAAGGATGAAATTACGCGCGCGCAGCACGAGGTGTCGCGTTCGCAGGCGGAACACACCGCGCTCCACGCGGATTACACGCGCCTGAAGCAGGCCGCGACGGCGCAGCCTGGCCTCATTGCGCAGCAGGAACTGGATGACGCGCAATCAAAAGATCTTGCCTCAGAGGCACAAGTAGACGCGGCGAAGGCTGCTTTGGCAGGGGCACAGCAGCAGGCTGCAGTCGCCGGAGCAAACAACGAGCGTGTCAGCGACCTGGCCGACTACACGAGGGTGATCGCTCCGCTCGATGGCGTCATCATCTGGAGATACGCAGATACGGGCGCTCTGATACAAGCCGGCACTTCTTCCGACGTGCAGACCTTGCCTGTCGTCAAGCTCTCGCAGAGTAACCTGCTGCGTCTTCGCCTTCCGGTTCCAGAGAGTGCCGTACAGTTCATCCACGAAGGCGCACTGGTGAATGTGCGCGTAGATGCAGTCAACCGCACTCTCGTTGGCAAAGTGGTTCGCTTCACCAGAGATGTGAGCCTTGCCACCAGAACAATGGAAACCGAAATCGATGTCGAGAACAAAGATTTATCATTGTCTCCCGGCATGTATGCCAATGCCACGCTCGAACTGGAGTACAAAGATAACGTTCTGACGATTCCGCTCCAGGCAGTTATCAAGAATGGCAATCAGACATCGGTGCTGGTTGTGAATAGCCAGAACCGAGTTGAATCCCGAAATGTCCAACTCGGCCTGCAGGGGTCAACGTTGACCGAAGTCACAAGTGGGTTAAAGGATGGTGACCGCGTCATTACTGGCGGCCAGTCGAAATACCAGTTGAACGAGACGGTAAAACCTCAGCTGGCCCAGCCGCCAACGAGCGATACCGAAGCCGAGCAAGGAGAGGGCGGGCAGTAA
- a CDS encoding efflux RND transporter permease subunit, which yields MPKFALKYPYFIIMVCMVIVVVGITNIAGMPVDLFPQIDIPVVVVATFYSGMPPQQIEADITDTFERFFTLGSNIDHIESRSLTGVSLIKIYFKPGTDRNAALSNIANLAMADLRRLPPGTLPPVVLGMDASSQPVCLVTLKGKGLNETDLKDLAQFQVRNQIANVPGASVPQPFGGRYRQIMVYVDPVKLQAYNMSLMDVVHAVNESNLILPAGDVRIGAKDYNIYANSQVPNVKALNDLPLKSVGNASVLVRDIGKAEDSGTIQTNIVRIDGQKSVYIPILKQGGDSNTITIVNGMRAAIKNLVDIPASLKTSVVFDQSLFVKSAIRNLMSEGGIGLVLTALMILLFLGSIRATFAVLLSIPLSALAAFICIRIGGGSINTMVLAGLALAFSRLIDNSVVVLENIFRHLELGESPEVAAEMGGKEVQLAVLAATFTTAIVFFPVALLYGVSRYLFTALALTVVFALFASYVVAMTVVPLYCARFISSSEVDHQHTADGKRRSIFKRVVHSFNAWFQRMLNLYVITVNRSILRPLATTLLILGGVLLTFALFPLLGRAYFPRTDPGQFVINIKCPSGTRVEMSDKYIARVEQEIRQVVSPKDLDMIVSNIGITPDLSSIYTSNSAMDTAFVQVSLKEGHRIGSYAYMERLRHQLSTDMPELTTYFQTGGLVDSVINQGLPAPIDIQISGNDMEQSFAIARQIAGHARGLNGVSDVLIPQDLRYPGLELSIDRERASLIGLSPKDVVDNVITALTSNGMIAPSYWIDPKTGNNYMLTVQYFDDKIANMSMDDFKQIPLRASDQSSYTPLRSVARIKEINTPTEVDHYQIRRVIDVYVMPANEALQGVSGQVNKLIAGVKVPQNVRIVVRGTVVSMSESFKRFAIGLVLSILLVYLILMAQLTSFIDPFIILMAIPPGLSGVLLILLITHSTLNIMSLMGVIMMTGIVVSNSILIVEFAGHLHEGGLPLAKAVVESCRIRLRPILMTSLATLLGMIPMAVGAEAGSEQYAPLARAIIGGLAVSVIATVFLVPAVYLIIHSRKKKMPPPAGKSIEAFLSAHTKEI from the coding sequence ATGCCTAAGTTCGCTCTCAAGTATCCATACTTCATCATCATGGTGTGCATGGTGATTGTGGTCGTCGGCATCACCAACATTGCCGGAATGCCTGTGGATCTCTTTCCTCAGATCGACATTCCTGTCGTAGTCGTGGCAACTTTCTACTCCGGCATGCCGCCACAGCAGATCGAGGCCGACATCACCGACACCTTCGAGCGCTTCTTTACACTCGGCAGCAATATCGATCACATCGAATCACGTTCGCTGACCGGCGTAAGCCTCATCAAGATCTACTTCAAGCCAGGTACGGACCGTAACGCTGCGTTGAGCAACATTGCAAATCTCGCCATGGCAGACTTGCGGCGGCTGCCCCCCGGCACCTTGCCTCCGGTTGTGTTGGGCATGGACGCTTCAAGCCAGCCAGTGTGCCTCGTCACTTTGAAAGGGAAGGGCCTGAACGAGACGGACTTGAAAGACCTCGCTCAATTCCAAGTTCGAAACCAGATTGCCAATGTACCCGGCGCATCGGTCCCGCAGCCATTCGGTGGACGCTACCGCCAGATCATGGTGTATGTCGACCCGGTAAAGCTGCAGGCCTACAACATGAGCCTCATGGACGTGGTTCATGCGGTGAATGAATCAAATCTGATTTTGCCCGCAGGCGATGTCCGCATCGGCGCGAAAGACTACAACATTTACGCCAACAGCCAGGTGCCGAATGTCAAAGCGCTGAATGATCTGCCACTGAAGTCGGTCGGCAATGCATCGGTTCTTGTCCGTGACATTGGCAAGGCTGAAGATTCGGGCACGATCCAAACGAACATCGTTCGCATCGACGGTCAAAAGTCGGTGTACATTCCCATCCTGAAACAGGGAGGCGACAGCAACACGATCACGATTGTGAACGGGATGCGCGCTGCCATTAAGAATTTGGTCGATATCCCAGCATCACTCAAGACTTCTGTCGTTTTCGATCAATCTCTGTTTGTGAAATCGGCTATAAGGAATCTGATGAGCGAGGGCGGCATTGGCCTCGTTTTGACTGCGCTGATGATCCTACTTTTCCTAGGCAGCATTCGCGCAACATTTGCCGTTCTGCTCTCGATTCCCCTATCCGCGTTAGCCGCCTTCATATGTATCAGGATAGGTGGCGGATCGATCAACACGATGGTGTTGGCTGGTCTGGCTCTGGCATTCTCTCGGTTGATCGATAACTCCGTTGTCGTCCTCGAAAACATTTTTCGTCATCTTGAGCTCGGTGAATCGCCTGAAGTAGCCGCGGAAATGGGTGGCAAGGAAGTGCAGCTCGCCGTCCTCGCCGCAACTTTCACGACTGCCATCGTATTTTTCCCGGTAGCACTCCTCTATGGAGTCAGCCGGTACTTGTTCACTGCCTTGGCTCTTACCGTCGTATTCGCCTTGTTTGCGTCCTATGTTGTCGCGATGACCGTCGTGCCGCTTTATTGTGCGCGCTTCATCAGTTCGTCAGAAGTAGACCATCAGCACACAGCAGATGGAAAGAGACGATCTATCTTTAAGCGAGTTGTTCACAGTTTTAACGCATGGTTTCAGAGAATGCTGAACCTCTACGTGATTACTGTGAACCGCTCGATTCTTCGCCCGCTCGCGACAACGCTGCTCATTCTCGGTGGAGTGCTTCTTACCTTTGCCCTATTTCCACTTCTTGGCAGAGCCTACTTCCCGAGAACTGACCCAGGTCAGTTTGTCATTAACATCAAGTGTCCGAGCGGAACGCGCGTCGAGATGAGCGACAAATACATTGCGCGCGTCGAGCAGGAGATTCGGCAGGTCGTTTCCCCCAAAGATCTCGACATGATCGTGTCGAATATTGGTATTACGCCTGATCTTTCTTCGATCTATACCAGCAACTCCGCTATGGACACCGCTTTTGTGCAGGTAAGCCTAAAGGAAGGACATCGAATCGGAAGTTATGCATACATGGAGCGGCTCCGTCACCAGCTATCTACAGACATGCCAGAGTTAACCACTTACTTTCAGACGGGCGGCCTGGTTGATTCTGTAATTAATCAGGGCCTTCCTGCACCAATCGATATTCAAATCAGCGGAAACGATATGGAGCAGTCCTTTGCCATTGCGCGGCAGATTGCTGGCCACGCAAGGGGTCTGAATGGCGTCAGCGATGTACTGATTCCTCAAGACCTCAGATACCCAGGTCTCGAATTGAGTATCGATCGTGAGCGCGCGAGCTTGATCGGTCTCTCACCAAAAGACGTTGTCGACAACGTGATCACAGCGCTCACCTCGAACGGCATGATCGCTCCCAGCTATTGGATTGATCCCAAAACCGGCAACAACTACATGCTCACGGTGCAGTACTTCGACGACAAGATCGCCAACATGAGCATGGATGACTTTAAGCAGATTCCGCTTCGTGCCAGCGATCAATCGAGCTACACACCGCTGCGGTCCGTTGCCCGCATCAAGGAAATTAACACGCCTACAGAAGTGGATCACTATCAGATTCGCCGCGTGATCGATGTCTACGTAATGCCTGCGAACGAGGCATTGCAAGGCGTTAGTGGCCAAGTCAACAAGCTGATCGCTGGAGTCAAGGTGCCGCAGAACGTCCGCATCGTCGTGCGCGGCACAGTAGTAAGTATGAGCGAGTCTTTCAAACGATTTGCAATTGGTCTGGTGCTATCGATCCTGCTCGTCTACCTGATTCTGATGGCGCAACTCACATCGTTTATCGATCCTTTCATCATTCTGATGGCAATCCCGCCGGGACTATCAGGTGTATTGCTCATTCTGCTCATTACGCACAGCACACTGAACATCATGTCCTTGATGGGTGTGATCATGATGACCGGCATTGTGGTTTCGAACAGCATCCTGATTGTGGAATTTGCCGGGCACTTGCATGAGGGAGGCCTGCCCCTTGCCAAAGCTGTGGTCGAGTCATGCAGGATCCGTCTTCGCCCGATTCTCATGACATCGCTGGCTACGCTGCTCGGCATGATTCCGATGGCAGTTGGTGCTGAAGCAGGCAGCGAACAATACGCGCCTCTCGCACGCGCGATCATCGGTGGCCTAGCGGTGTCCGTCATCGCTACCGTATTTCTCGTCCCGGCCGTTTATCTCATCATTCACAGTCGCAAAAAGAAGATGCCGCCACCTGCGGGGAAATCGATCGAGGCGTTTCTGTCAGCACATACGAAGGAGATCTAA
- a CDS encoding xanthine dehydrogenase family protein molybdopterin-binding subunit, which yields MPTDELAVELAQHEIRERLHWFQLDRRDFLKLCGGGLLVCLGVVPVEAQEAGRSSREHELPKEVSAWLHIDKKSMVTVFTGKVEIGQNIRTSLAQLVAEELNVPFHSITMVMGDTDLTPWDMGTFGSRSTPTMGPQLRTMASTARQMLIEAAAKRWTADPATLTAADGKVCNPKTSQSLTYGEITLGEKLERTVSGDPPFIPASEWKIAGKPLPKANGRDFVTGKHQYPSDIVRPDLMFGKVLRPSGFNAALTSIETSAAEKMPQVKVIRDGDFVGVVAPDAWTADQAIAAVQAKWSIPSQISNQELFNYIRNNPDTEDAGPAHNNGSVAQAMATADVKLEQHYTVQYIAHAPLEPRAAVAEWNGDKLTVWTGTQRPFGVRDELAEAFRIPSTKVRVIMPDMGSGYGGKHTGECAIEAARLAKAAGKPVKVVWTREEEFTWAYFRPAGWIEIRSGVRHDGTLVAWEHHNFNSGPSGINTPYVVENQIIQFHAAKSPLRQGSYRGLAATANHFARESHMDELAHALNMDPLEFRMKNLKDPRLCAVFQAAADRFGWGRSKPAPGHGFGIAGGVEKGGYVATSVDLEVDAASKRVRLRRVVQAWESGAIVNPDGLRNQTMGAVVQAIGGALFEAIQFKDGRILNPHFAQYRVPRFSDIPEIDVVLIDRKDLPSAGAGETGIVGLAPAVGNAIFAATGTRLRSLPMANGGEFIS from the coding sequence ATGCCCACGGATGAACTTGCCGTCGAGCTCGCACAGCACGAAATTCGGGAGCGCTTGCACTGGTTCCAGCTTGACCGCCGTGACTTTCTAAAGCTTTGTGGCGGCGGACTGCTGGTTTGTCTTGGGGTCGTTCCTGTTGAAGCGCAAGAGGCAGGCCGAAGCTCTCGCGAGCACGAACTGCCAAAGGAAGTCAGCGCTTGGTTGCACATCGACAAGAAAAGCATGGTTACAGTGTTCACGGGCAAGGTTGAGATAGGACAGAACATTCGTACCTCGCTGGCACAGCTGGTGGCCGAAGAACTCAACGTACCTTTCCACTCAATCACCATGGTGATGGGCGACACTGACCTGACACCCTGGGACATGGGTACATTCGGCAGCCGCTCGACTCCGACAATGGGACCGCAGCTCCGCACGATGGCTTCGACTGCGAGGCAGATGCTGATCGAAGCGGCCGCGAAACGATGGACTGCCGATCCAGCAACGCTGACAGCCGCGGACGGTAAGGTCTGCAATCCGAAGACAAGCCAGTCACTCACTTACGGTGAAATCACCTTGGGCGAAAAATTGGAACGAACCGTGTCTGGCGATCCACCTTTTATCCCAGCCAGCGAGTGGAAGATTGCTGGAAAGCCTCTGCCTAAGGCAAATGGCCGTGATTTTGTCACCGGAAAGCATCAGTATCCATCGGACATCGTTCGGCCTGATCTGATGTTCGGCAAGGTGCTGCGCCCGAGCGGATTCAATGCTGCCCTCACCTCGATTGAAACAAGCGCAGCGGAGAAGATGCCGCAAGTCAAAGTCATCCGTGACGGCGATTTTGTGGGAGTAGTCGCGCCGGATGCCTGGACTGCGGATCAGGCAATCGCAGCGGTGCAGGCTAAGTGGAGCATTCCTTCACAAATCTCAAATCAAGAGCTGTTCAACTACATCCGTAACAATCCGGATACTGAAGACGCAGGACCGGCGCACAACAATGGGTCCGTTGCTCAGGCGATGGCAACCGCCGATGTGAAGCTTGAGCAACACTACACCGTTCAGTACATCGCTCATGCTCCGCTTGAACCACGCGCTGCGGTCGCCGAATGGAATGGCGACAAGCTCACAGTCTGGACCGGCACACAGCGACCGTTTGGCGTGCGCGACGAATTGGCTGAGGCATTCCGGATTCCTTCAACAAAGGTGCGCGTCATCATGCCTGACATGGGAAGCGGATATGGGGGCAAGCACACGGGCGAGTGCGCCATAGAGGCTGCGCGACTCGCTAAAGCCGCAGGCAAACCCGTAAAAGTCGTGTGGACTCGCGAGGAGGAGTTCACCTGGGCTTACTTCAGGCCTGCGGGATGGATCGAGATCCGCAGCGGCGTTCGACACGATGGAACGCTCGTAGCGTGGGAACACCATAACTTCAACTCTGGCCCATCCGGAATAAACACGCCATACGTTGTTGAGAATCAGATCATCCAGTTTCATGCTGCAAAATCGCCTTTGCGACAGGGTTCATATCGCGGATTGGCGGCTACGGCGAATCATTTTGCGCGCGAATCTCACATGGATGAGTTGGCGCACGCCCTCAATATGGATCCTCTAGAATTTCGCATGAAGAACCTGAAGGATCCCAGGTTATGCGCGGTCTTTCAGGCGGCTGCGGACCGTTTTGGATGGGGACGATCAAAGCCTGCGCCGGGTCATGGCTTTGGCATCGCAGGGGGTGTTGAGAAAGGCGGGTATGTCGCCACTTCTGTTGATCTGGAGGTGGATGCCGCCAGCAAGAGAGTCCGCTTGCGCCGTGTTGTGCAAGCTTGGGAATCAGGCGCGATTGTCAATCCGGATGGATTGCGTAATCAGACGATGGGGGCTGTGGTGCAGGCCATCGGAGGTGCTCTGTTCGAGGCGATTCAGTTTAAGGATGGACGCATCCTGAACCCGCATTTTGCGCAGTATCGCGTTCCCCGCTTTAGCGACATACCAGAGATCGATGTAGTTCTCATTGATCGGAAGGATCTGCCTTCGGCGGGCGCAGGAGAGACGGGCATTGTGGGTCTTGCCCCCGCAGTGGGCAACGCTATCTTCGCAGCTACAGGCACTCGCTTACGCAGTCTGCCAATGGCGAATGGCGGAGAATTCATCAGTTAA